The Arabidopsis thaliana chromosome 5, partial sequence genomic interval CATGCCaaagttttaatcaaattgaatttaaaatcaGGAACATGCAAAACATTATGCAAAATCAACTTATGAGTTATATGCACAGTGCTTGTATGAGTGATAGAGACCCTAGTACCATTTGGTAACAGTAATAGTAACTCCAGAAACAGGCTTTAATTCCCTAAACATTACTAAGTCTGAACAAACGTGACTAGAAGCTCCACTATCTATAATCCGAGAATTATGCGATAGAAATGTTTCAAGAGTTGAAagtatatgattttgaaaagtGAGATTATTATTCTCATATTTAAGGCTAGTAGAAGGAAAGGGAATTATAGTACCAGAAGTAGAAGTAAGAGCCATAAGACCATGTTCTGAGACTGTAGATGTTGGACTAGGATTACCCGAAGAAGCTTCAGGCTCTTGAACTTGAACTTGAGCTTGAAATTGTGAAATCATTTGTTCTATCTGTTGTGGAGTAAAATCTTGTAGACTTAAATTGTTTCCACCTTGTGTGACATGAGGCATCTGTTGAATATTAGAACCATATGAACCATAAGGAACCATCATAAGATTAAAAGAGTAGCCTTCAGACAGATAAGCACAATTCTCGGTGTAAACATGAGCCACATCATTAGCTTTCTGCATTGAGTTAGCATATGGCTTCATTTGCATCTGATTAGGAAATTGCATCCTTGGCTGACTCGGCATCATCTGTATCCTAGGTTGAACTTGTAACTGTGGATTAACCTTGTAAGTATATCCTTGATTGCCTATTTTCATGTCTGGTGGATAACCATGAACCTTGTAACATTTCTGAACCGTATGTCCTACTTTCCCACAGTGAGAACAAATCGGTTTCTCACTTGCTTTGACAGTATTATAAGTTGCAATATATGCATTCTCTACATCATTCATCATGGGAGCAACACTCTGAAAAGACACATTATCAATCCGAGTAGATGGTTTCACAGAATTCTGTCTTTCATCTTTTATAAAAAGCAAACTCTCACCTATCTTCTTATCAACCAAATTCATTAACCAAGTACTAACAATGTCATTGCATCTAGACCAAGCACCAAAGTCTCTATGATCTTTTGGTGGTTTAGAAATCGTACCGTTTATGAATCCCAACTTGTTTCTAACATTTAAAGCCATCAAGATCGATCGATGCCAGAATGAAAATCAGAAGCAGTCGTTAGTCGATCTGATACAAGAATGAGTCCAGCGTGATCCGCACTATGAAGATAGTAAGGATTCTCATATTGATCAGCTGGATAACGAAATTGATCACCATTGTTGTTGATCGGAGGACGAGTCACCCGAATAGTAGATTGAGGTACATAAGATCCCATTCTCAGTGTAAGAATGagaaattacaaagaaaacgTGACGAATTTGATGAATCGAAAACGAGAATCGTCAACGTTAAGgtcaaaatgaaagaaaaaatgaaacagaacGGAAAATTCCGGATAATCGGAATCAGAAACTTCaaagaatcgaagaagaaaacgtaaCACAAAGAACAAAGCTCTCTTCCGATGAACACAATGATCGCGGAATGTTATtgtgctctgataccatattgAAGGTACAATGTACCGGATAAGTAAATCggagaagagagtgaagaagctAACAAACTTTCATTATTGAGTAAAACAGAATGTTAACAACTTAATCATTTACAATGTCATTAACTCAACTTATATACTTAAGATTAAACCAACATCTATAACCGGAAATAACCAACATCAATAACCGGTTATATCTGCaataaattccaaaaataattacattGTGCATTGGGGATgttgaaaaaatgaagattccaaaaataaaaatcttccTCATTTATTGATGCGGAGCAGAAGCTATAAAACAATAGTGGCGATGAAGAGATGTTTTGAAAGCTTAATAGAGAGAAGCGTGATGAAGACGTGGGCTCTGTTTCACGaatggagagagagaacacGAGAACCACGGAACAAAACGAAGAAAATTGCAAATGGAATAAGGTGAGAGTCCTCCTTAAGGTCCTACACAAAGACAAGATCTTTGGGCAATTTAGATTGcctctttttttgggttttcttattatcaaaatcaaaggtGGTTTACATAGGTGATTACAATCTCTATTTATAGAGTTGTGTAAAAGACTCAGAGAAACTTAATTCTAATTGtaaaagataaaaccaaactgattgaacattttttcaactacaaaatatttcttttattaaatatattatattgatGAACCGAATGAAGTCTAagtccaaaaataataatacattgTTCATCGTGGATGGAAGGTACATAtcatttgaaaataaaataaagaaaatctttctcatttttttcccATCAAGAGTAACATCAGAAGTAAATTATATTTCACatattgtcaaattttattttttttcctacccaagaccaaaatatttaacaaaattatttacacCATactgaattttctttttaccacGTTTAATCCACCTAACCTAGAGTAGATGAATACATTTTtgataaacagaaaaaaattagaaaaaaaaaatgaatgtttTTTCAAGAGATACAGACAAAATTAAAACCGGTGATTTTCGTTTGAATCATCACcattttattcttcttaatTATCACTTTGGTGTCTGTACTTTAGATTATGCTCTAAACAATTTATATCATGCCTTATTGCTTACATATTATATTATGGCCAAAATATTAGCAAAGTTTACAAAAACTGCCACCTATGAATTTGAACTTTTAAAAACGTTACTCTGCCTATGTTATCATCTTGTAATATATGAAACGTTGCACCATTCTTTGCACAAATTGGTGTATGTAAATAGTGTTTCAACATCTCTATCTTATGCACAAATAAAAGATCTTTTGGCTTAAGAGTTAAAACACCAACTGTGTTTGCGGTTGGAGGATACAAAGAAATGATGGTTCTCTGTATCAAACCCTCATCTATGGAAGTCTTTTTTTCCATAGACAACATTCTCAAACAGTAAGTTACAAATACAGAATCGATGGCACTTTCATCGCGAGGTATTGTGTTTCCACCACCAAGACTTGTTTTACGTATACATGTAGTCATCCTATAGCTTCTGGATAAAGGAAAGAACGAGATCTGTATGTACAGAGAAGAGTTGTGTATCCACAAATAGCTGTTCGCATCATAACAGAAAAGCGGTATGTCAGTAAAGTCTAGTCTTTACGGAAACTATTTGACTACGAAGCATCCAATGAGAATGCAAAGGGCTCTCACCTTCATGAACGGGCGCTGACGACTGGGAAAGGAGTCGATGAAACTTTCCTTTAGGAGAAGTGATACCTGAAAGAGAGAACAATATCAAGCTTAACATATCTAAAAGAGGATAGCAAAACACATTTCTCTATTCTAAAACTAAGGACTGGGAGATAAAAAACCTTATCGTTGTTGGATTGCACATTTGTTATGGTGTGTGACTGCAGATTAGAGCAAAGAGAATCAAGGTACGACCTTAGGACATCCATGAAGCCTTTTGCAGCATCCACCTTTGGATAATCAAACACAATTGACGACATGGGTGGTTAGGAATAGCACGTTACATAGCAAATCTCTAGAgcaaagattttaaaaaaatagacatAGAGAGAGCGTCAGAGACCTGCACATCAGTACATTCATACACTGGTCTTTTCTTTGCTAGGTAGCTTTCTCCGACGAGCTTTGAGTGATAAGGACTTAGCGCATTATATAAGTCTCGATACTGAGGCAGCTGGGGCATACTTGGTGACTTAACCTGAAATGTCATTAGAATATAGACCGTGAAAATGTGCAGGCCCTAGTAATTGTCCAAGGTAGTGCTATCAATAAATCATGAAGATATATGGAGCTTTGTTACCAAATATGTGACTGCTAAGAAAGATACTTTGCTTTTCAGAAGAGACCATAAAAGATCATTACCAAAAGATATTGAGAGCAAAGGCAGAAATTGACCTGGTTCTTTAGAATATCCACGACGATAACATTTGTTAGTTTCGACTGAACTTCGCTAGTTTTGTTCTTCACCCCAACCTAGAATGAGCATCGCATGCTAAGCAACATAAATAATTATGATACGTATCGTATAACGTAGGATTCATGTTCACAAACTCACTATGTAAGGGACTGGGGCATCCAAAAATTCCAGCATATCATCTGGCAAAACCTGAAAATCAAGGCCAGCCATTATCCTACATGGGTTACTTAAGGATCTTCAGTGAACACCAGACAGAGAAAGGATCATACCGGCATTAAAAGGCTCTGCCACCGAAAGGGACGGATTACTGGGATAATTGATAAAACTGATGCTGCTAAGATTCCCTATGTAGTTCACATAATTATGTTCTGTTAAATAGGAACATGCAATATttgaagattaaaaaatagtaGACTCAATAGATGATGTCACAGAGTGTGTGCTTTACCAAATTAGAGCAAACAAATACAATCTGTTTCTCAAGCAGTGCTCCTGCTAGTATCATCAAGACCTGCAAAGAAAAGAGGAATATCAGAATTTAAGGTAAATCTATCCAAATGTAGGAAGTAGTATTAGTAGAAAATCAATCACAGTAACCAGAGAAAGAATGCATTAACATTATCATAAAAACACTGAAACTCGCGTCCACATAGTTCCAGCATATAACACTTATGGAGACGATAAGAGACCACCGAAAAAACGGAATATTAGATTACTTGGAGATCATTAAATATGattgtgtttttatatttctattttgtgCATATGAATCAGAATCACAGAAACcgcaaagaaaagaaaatatgaaaagcaAGAAATTACATTGTCAAGCCGCAGTGATCCACATAAGGAGGCAACAGCCCATGTTGATAATGCAGCTGCTTCTTCCTCAGCCATGAGTGTTGTGTGTGCCTGAAGACCAAGGAAGATAAGAGTTTTGGGAAAGTCATATATAGGTTTCCAGATGTTATGAAATGCagcaaaaatatatgattgtCAGATACAATTGGGTTGATACCTCCGCGAGTTCTAGACTAGTGCTGCATGATCTTAGATCAATTGCTGATCCAGGAGTATGCAATGCCACTTCATTAGGTCTATGATATTCAACCGGATGAAGATGCTCCAAAGGATGAAATGTAATAGTTGAACCTCTTGCCGGGCATTTTAATTGGTAATACTCACATAATATTTGCAACGACCCATTTTTTTTGGACTGATAGAGATTTATTAAGTTAGAGCGTTAGGAGCGGCATACACAACATAGGAAACTTCCAAGAAAGCAAAGTAGACAAACCTTTGCCCACTCAAGGATATCAAAATTACTACTTGTATCATCTTGACCAGAAAAGGATGCTTCATCTGTCTCAGTATCATCTGCACTGGTCCTAGAATGCCTCCTCTCACATGGAGCAGCCTGAAAGCTGCAAAAAGCAAGTTATATGCTTTGCAGAAGtatgaaagacaaaaaaaaatgcaaacccTCATAAAGCAATACGAAAATTTCTCTAACCACTAATACACAATAATTAAGATTTCGGCTCACAGGATTCTTTCAATATACAGGTAATACTTTGCAAACACGATCAACAAGATTATCGTAAAGTTATCAGTACGGTTAGGCCATAAAGTGTGGTGAAAGACGATCCAAAAATCTTCAACTAGATTGGGTGATATTTTCGATGTATATTTTTACACATATTTAAGTAATAGACAGGTTAAGAGATTGCTTGTTATGCGACCAAATAGATGAAGAATAGATTTTGATGATGTACCTAGTGCTAGAATCAGAGATCTCATCCAGATAAGGACACCGAAGAAGGGGGCCAGGCTCTGGTAAACAACTTTCTCTGCCTTGCTTAATAATTGGTAAGGAATCATCAGCTTTGGTGACACGGTCAATAGACTCTGCAGAGTCATCAGCTT includes:
- a CDS encoding DENN (AEX-3) domain-containing protein (DENN (AEX-3) domain-containing protein; CONTAINS InterPro DOMAIN/s: uDENN (InterPro:IPR005113), dDENN (InterPro:IPR005112), DENN (InterPro:IPR001194); BEST Arabidopsis thaliana protein match is: DENN (AEX-3) domain-containing protein (TAIR:AT2G20320.1); Has 35333 Blast hits to 34131 proteins in 2444 species: Archae - 798; Bacteria - 22429; Metazoa - 974; Fungi - 991; Plants - 531; Viruses - 0; Other Eukaryotes - 9610 (source: NCBI BLink).); its protein translation is MAKNEEGSSSPSWGASFFMQTSEDVAMAFAAAASAINPPRPSVVFSSKDEGSDSPLERLQRQVSKAVKNFYETPKTKSVLYNPEVLTSQKRQWAKFQDHKPLKDPSRLFESVVVVGLHPNCDIQALERQYIARKSEGSSGRLRSALVSQNHSRVEPSLEPQVLLVYPPDKQPPIKYKDLHSFCFPGGIEVHAVERTPSMSELSEIILSQEHLRPSDLSFVFRLQVADNSTLYGCCLLVEEIVNKPSRLLSTVLDKQPACSSLSRYVMTTRRCYCVLTRLPFFELHFGVLNSIFLEERLEHLMSGISCASLEPPTDFSNEDSLNDSSPQQRDSGDTKEQTVEAGSKLPKADEISDNGTCEANQKADDSAESIDRVTKADDSLPIIKQGRESCLPEPGPLLRCPYLDEISDSSTSFQAAPCERRHSRTSADDTETDEASFSGQDDTSSNFDILEWAKSKKNGSLQILCEYYQLKCPARGSTITFHPLEHLHPVEYHRPNEVALHTPGSAIDLRSCSTSLELAEAHTTLMAEEEAAALSTWAVASLCGSLRLDNVLMILAGALLEKQIVFVCSNLGILAASVLSIIPVIRPFRWQSLLMPVLPDDMLEFLDAPVPYIVGVKNKTSEVQSKLTNVIVVDILKNQVKSPSMPQLPQYRDLYNALSPYHSKLVGESYLAKKRPVYECTDVQVDAAKGFMDVLRSYLDSLCSNLQSHTITNVQSNNDKVSLLLKESFIDSFPSRQRPFMKLFVDTQLFSVHTDLVLSFIQKL
- a CDS encoding DENN (AEX-3) domain-containing protein, with amino-acid sequence MAKNEEGSSSPSWGASFFMQTSEDVAMAFAAAASAINPPRPSVVFSSKDEGSDSPLERLQRQVSKAVKNFYETPKTKSVLYNPEVLTSQKRQWAKFQDHKPLKDPSRLFESVVVVGLHPNCDIQALERQYIARKSEGSSGRLRSALVSQNHSRVEPSLEPQVLLVYPPDKQPPIKYKDLHSFCFPGGIEVHAVERTPSMSELSEIILSQEHLRPSDLSFVFRLQVADNSTLYGCCLLVEEIVNKPSRLLSTVLDKQPACSSLSRYVMTTRRCYCVLTRLPFFELHFGVLNSIFLEERLEHLMSGISCASLEPPTDFSNEDSLNDSSPQQRDSGDTKEQTVEAESIDRVTKADDSLPIIKQGRESCLPEPGPLLRCPYLDEISDSSTSFQAAPCERRHSRTSADDTETDEASFSGQDDTSSNFDILEWAKSKKNGSLQILCEYYQLKCPARGSTITFHPLEHLHPVEYHRPNEVALHTPGSAIDLRSCSTSLELAEAHTTLMAEEEAAALSTWAVASLCGSLRLDNVLMILAGALLEKQIVFVCSNLGILAASVLSIIPVIRPFRWQSLLMPVLPDDMLEFLDAPVPYIVGVKNKTSEVQSKLTNVIVVDILKNQVKSPSMPQLPQYRDLYNALSPYHSKLVGESYLAKKRPVYECTDVQVDAAKGFMDVLRSYLDSLCSNLQSHTITNVQSNNDKVSLLLKESFIDSFPSRQRPFMKLFVDTQLFSVHTDLVLSFIQKL